The Paenibacillus tianjinensis genome has a window encoding:
- a CDS encoding ArsR family transcriptional regulator has product MTYQSRSLVSHQLRVLKEAEIVSVRK; this is encoded by the coding sequence ATAACCTATCAGTCGCGTTCCTTGGTATCCCATCAATTAAGAGTATTGAAGGAAGCAGAAATCGTTAGCGTTCGTAAATAA
- a CDS encoding DNA alkylation repair protein produces MNAERVMQELEALGKERTKKMYCSNGAQEPLFGVATGAMKPIFKQTGINQELAEQLYATGNYDAMYFAGIIADPNGMTEADYDRWMDAAYFYMLSDFVVAVTLAEAEIAQQVADKWIASGEDLRMSAGWSCYCWLLGNRKDAEFDADKLAGMLERVKNTIHDAPERTKYSMNNFLYTVSISYVPLHEQAVATAKEVGPVEVGDGKGKSKHIHAYANIEKAMDKGQKPGFKRRHVRC; encoded by the coding sequence ATGAATGCAGAAAGGGTAATGCAGGAGCTCGAAGCCCTCGGCAAGGAACGCACGAAGAAAATGTACTGCTCAAACGGTGCACAGGAGCCGTTGTTCGGCGTGGCAACCGGAGCGATGAAGCCGATTTTCAAGCAGACCGGGATTAATCAGGAGCTGGCTGAGCAGCTGTATGCTACAGGCAACTATGACGCGATGTATTTTGCCGGGATTATTGCCGATCCGAATGGCATGACCGAAGCTGATTACGACCGGTGGATGGATGCTGCCTACTTTTATATGCTGTCCGATTTTGTGGTGGCGGTGACCCTCGCGGAGGCTGAGATTGCCCAGCAGGTGGCCGATAAATGGATTGCCAGCGGGGAGGATTTGCGGATGTCGGCGGGCTGGAGCTGTTACTGCTGGCTGCTCGGCAACCGGAAGGATGCGGAATTCGATGCAGACAAGCTGGCCGGCATGCTGGAGCGGGTGAAGAATACCATTCACGATGCGCCCGAAAGGACCAAATATTCCATGAATAACTTCCTCTACACAGTGAGCATATCTTATGTGCCGCTTCATGAGCAGGCCGTCGCAACAGCCAAAGAGGTAGGACCGGTAGAAGTCGGGGACGGCAAGGGAAAGAGCAAGCACATTCATGCCTATGCGAATATTGAGAAAGCTATGGATAAAGGGCAGAAGCCCGGATTCAAGCGCCGGCATGTGAGATGCTGA
- a CDS encoding MFS transporter has protein sequence MQSTNLANELLVPAAAAPQADGKLGFREKISYGLGDLGSNLMWEIVGSFLLYFYTDVALIPVAATGTLILVARILDSIIDPVIGGMVDRTNTKYGRSKPYILFGIIPFAIMLILTFTSPDISVTGKIIYASVTYIIAGLLYSLVNVPYGALMPMMTRSGDEKNQLSSFRMVGMAAGSIIVTALTTPMVEFFGGGNEKTGYLFTTVVFAVLSAIMFLIVYKNCKERYVEPVSAVKQKGALLQTYKSAFKNTPWVATILFSLLLFVRTGAIVSITIYFCLHVLHNPRMISILLPSLYVSILFSAAITPAFLRKFKQRKGNIIANVCFMIGVAIMPMLENNMTLFVGVWFLANVIGGISSGAVFSMIANSVDYNEWKFNKKAEGTLYAGYSFATKVGMALGSAVVGYTLAMSGYNAENVTPEASSAINVLFFAIPLVCTVLQIIAVSFYKLDAIHPQVVRELEQRRSAV, from the coding sequence ATGCAATCGACGAATTTGGCAAATGAACTTCTAGTACCCGCAGCGGCAGCGCCTCAGGCCGACGGTAAATTAGGCTTCAGGGAAAAAATCAGCTACGGACTGGGGGATTTGGGCTCCAACCTGATGTGGGAGATTGTCGGAAGCTTCCTGCTTTATTTTTATACTGACGTTGCCTTAATTCCGGTAGCAGCTACAGGCACTCTGATTCTGGTTGCACGGATTCTTGATTCAATCATAGACCCGGTTATCGGCGGCATGGTCGACCGGACCAATACGAAGTACGGCAGATCGAAGCCGTATATCCTGTTTGGCATTATACCGTTTGCCATTATGCTGATTCTGACCTTCACCAGCCCTGATATTTCTGTAACCGGCAAAATCATTTATGCCTCCGTTACCTACATTATCGCCGGCCTGCTGTACTCCCTGGTGAATGTACCCTACGGTGCGCTTATGCCAATGATGACTAGAAGCGGGGATGAGAAGAACCAGCTGTCCAGCTTCCGGATGGTCGGTATGGCTGCCGGCAGTATTATCGTAACCGCTTTAACAACGCCTATGGTCGAATTTTTCGGCGGAGGAAATGAAAAGACAGGTTATCTGTTCACTACAGTCGTATTCGCCGTACTCAGCGCCATTATGTTCCTCATAGTCTATAAAAATTGTAAAGAACGTTATGTAGAGCCTGTATCTGCTGTTAAACAAAAAGGGGCCTTGCTTCAGACTTATAAAAGCGCATTCAAGAATACACCTTGGGTAGCTACGATATTGTTCTCGCTGCTGCTCTTCGTCCGGACAGGTGCCATTGTCTCGATCACGATTTATTTCTGCCTGCATGTACTGCACAACCCGAGAATGATCTCCATCCTGCTTCCGTCGCTGTATGTATCTATCCTGTTCTCTGCCGCTATTACTCCAGCATTCCTGCGGAAGTTCAAGCAGCGTAAGGGCAACATTATCGCCAATGTTTGTTTTATGATCGGAGTAGCGATTATGCCGATGCTTGAAAATAATATGACCCTGTTCGTCGGCGTATGGTTCCTGGCTAATGTGATCGGCGGAATCAGCTCCGGTGCCGTGTTCAGTATGATCGCCAATTCCGTCGACTACAACGAATGGAAATTCAACAAAAAGGCCGAAGGCACCCTGTACGCCGGCTACAGCTTTGCAACAAAAGTCGGAATGGCACTGGGCAGCGCTGTTGTGGGATATACACTGGCTATGTCCGGCTATAATGCTGAAAATGTAACACCTGAGGCTTCCTCTGCCATCAATGTATTATTCTTTGCGATTCCGCTTGTGTGTACGGTACTGCAGATTATTGCCGTTTCCTTCTACAAGCTGGATGCCATTCATCCTCAGGTGGTCCGTGAACTGGAACAAAGAAGAAGCGCAGTATAA
- a CDS encoding ROK family glucokinase: MDKSQKLYVGIDLGGTSVKVGLCDRLGKLLAVYEGPTEAEKRAEGVLQNIELYVRELVGREGCDWEQIAGIGAGIPGFLDMETGVVKASPNLGWKDVPVKAILEERLGKEVRIDNDANVAALGEVWSGAAAGIPNAVCYTLGTGVGGGIIIKNVLCQGYSGMGGEIGHLGVVPAEEAITCGCGQKGCLETVSSATGIIYMAKEAVIRGEQTSLAHIRELTAKDVLDAAKAGDQVAARIVDRAADYLGKSMALLSVVVNPQRFVIGGGVAKAGSFLLDQIDHHFRKYALENAKTNVDIVPAILGNNAGVVGAAGLHVFG; the protein is encoded by the coding sequence ATGGATAAAAGTCAAAAGCTGTACGTAGGCATTGATCTGGGAGGGACCTCGGTTAAGGTGGGGTTATGCGATCGTCTCGGGAAGCTGCTGGCTGTATACGAAGGGCCGACTGAAGCGGAAAAGCGTGCTGAAGGCGTGCTGCAGAACATTGAGCTGTATGTGAGAGAGCTTGTGGGACGGGAAGGCTGTGACTGGGAGCAGATTGCCGGAATCGGAGCTGGCATTCCCGGGTTCCTGGATATGGAGACCGGAGTGGTCAAGGCTTCTCCCAATCTGGGCTGGAAGGATGTGCCGGTCAAAGCCATTCTGGAAGAAAGACTCGGCAAAGAGGTGCGGATCGACAATGATGCCAATGTGGCTGCACTCGGGGAAGTGTGGAGCGGCGCCGCTGCGGGAATTCCGAATGCAGTGTGCTATACCCTTGGAACCGGCGTAGGCGGGGGGATTATTATCAAGAATGTGCTCTGTCAGGGCTACAGCGGCATGGGCGGCGAAATCGGGCATCTGGGTGTTGTGCCTGCAGAAGAAGCCATTACCTGCGGCTGCGGGCAAAAGGGCTGCCTGGAAACTGTATCCTCCGCTACCGGCATTATTTATATGGCCAAAGAAGCCGTGATCCGCGGGGAACAAACCTCACTCGCCCATATCCGTGAACTTACCGCCAAGGATGTGCTGGACGCGGCCAAAGCCGGTGATCAAGTAGCGGCGCGGATTGTGGACAGGGCTGCAGACTATCTGGGTAAATCCATGGCACTGCTGTCGGTCGTGGTCAACCCGCAGCGTTTTGTGATCGGCGGCGGTGTGGCCAAGGCAGGCAGCTTCCTGCTGGATCAGATTGACCATCACTTCCGTAAGTATGCCCTGGAAAATGCCAAGACAAATGTTGATATTGTACCGGCTATCCTGGGCAACAATGCGGGCGTGGTAGGTGCGGCCGGGCTTCATGTATTCGGATGA
- a CDS encoding TetR/AcrR family transcriptional regulator — MATTWHQDVRNRNREEFILAGQHTLIERNFTNVGLKEICERANLSKVTFYKCFNSLDELIFAVQQKVLGELTVFIEEHTASRSSGLESVEGYLDVWIQFLENHPDYLKYIGFFDHTYRDHYPNEELQATYRELVSDGTIGRVLHNYIEQGVRDGSIRSELQLQKTSLFIFEMIISLMQRLAFRGKLLQEEHGVDVKELADTSKAFVLHYLKK; from the coding sequence ATGGCTACGACTTGGCATCAGGATGTGCGGAACCGGAACCGTGAAGAGTTCATTCTGGCTGGCCAGCATACGCTGATTGAGCGCAATTTTACTAATGTAGGTCTTAAAGAGATATGTGAACGGGCGAATCTGAGCAAGGTTACCTTCTATAAATGTTTCAATTCACTGGACGAGCTGATCTTTGCGGTACAGCAAAAAGTACTGGGTGAACTGACCGTGTTCATCGAGGAGCATACCGCATCCCGCAGCAGCGGCCTGGAGAGTGTGGAAGGATACCTGGATGTCTGGATTCAGTTTCTGGAGAACCATCCGGATTATTTGAAATACATCGGATTTTTTGATCATACCTACCGTGACCACTATCCAAACGAGGAGCTGCAGGCGACCTACCGGGAACTGGTCAGCGACGGTACCATCGGGCGGGTGCTGCATAATTATATTGAGCAGGGTGTGCGGGACGGCTCGATTCGCTCTGAGCTGCAGCTGCAGAAGACCAGCCTGTTTATTTTCGAGATGATCATCAGCCTGATGCAGCGTCTGGCCTTCCGAGGCAAGCTGCTGCAGGAGGAGCACGGAGTCGACGTGAAGGAGCTCGCGGATACTTCCAAGGCGTTTGTGCTGCATTATTTGAAAAAATAG
- a CDS encoding sugar phosphate isomerase/epimerase family protein, whose amino-acid sequence MKLGIIAAVNEESFVQAKSRGLSFLEFTINEGDNVDEFTSQVEQIAEWSSKYDIEFGSIGRWKSLRINEQGGIIREELERCFKLIDAAARLNCPSFVAGCNYVEELSLYENCTAAIAFFSELIAYAKPKNVAVSSYNCRKVNFVNTPDIWRIIHGHLPELGIKFDPSHARFFGGDYLQETLDWGHRFTHVHLKGSLLVNGQKVDEPPAGMDQTDWPSFIATLRATGYDAGLSIEPRKSALPDHLADKGIDFSAAYFKKLLLED is encoded by the coding sequence ATGAAGCTGGGAATTATTGCTGCAGTCAACGAGGAAAGCTTTGTTCAGGCCAAAAGCAGAGGTTTGAGTTTTCTGGAATTCACCATTAATGAGGGGGATAACGTCGACGAATTTACCAGTCAGGTTGAACAGATCGCTGAATGGTCTTCCAAGTATGATATAGAGTTCGGCTCAATCGGACGCTGGAAATCGCTGCGGATTAATGAGCAGGGCGGGATCATCCGTGAAGAGCTGGAGCGTTGCTTCAAGCTGATTGATGCTGCAGCCCGGCTGAATTGCCCGAGCTTCGTGGCCGGCTGCAACTATGTGGAAGAGCTGTCGCTGTATGAGAACTGCACGGCGGCGATCGCTTTTTTCAGTGAGCTGATTGCCTACGCCAAGCCTAAGAATGTCGCAGTCTCCTCCTATAACTGCCGTAAAGTAAACTTTGTAAATACTCCGGATATCTGGCGGATTATTCATGGGCATCTGCCGGAGCTGGGCATCAAATTTGATCCATCGCATGCCCGCTTCTTCGGAGGGGATTATCTGCAGGAGACGCTGGATTGGGGGCACCGGTTCACCCATGTGCATCTCAAAGGCTCGCTGCTTGTAAACGGGCAGAAGGTGGATGAACCGCCGGCCGGGATGGACCAGACCGATTGGCCTTCATTTATAGCTACACTGAGAGCAACCGGATATGACGCCGGACTCAGTATTGAACCGCGCAAATCCGCGCTTCCGGACCATCTGGCTGACAAAGGCATAGATTTCTCCGCGGCCTATTTCAAAAAGCTGCTGCTTGAAGATTAA
- a CDS encoding Gfo/Idh/MocA family protein: MTDKLKYALIGAGGNAEKKHIHGYLALEDVEVVAICDIDAGKAAKMAEKYNVPGVYSDYKEMFLKERPDIVSIVTPNYLHAEITEFALAHGAHVHCEKPLSISSEEAHRIIAARDRSGKQVMIGLNNRFLNEAVFLKKWIDDGNLGNIYNAKAGWIRRSGIPGRGTWFTDKDRSGGGVMIDLGAHYLDLALYFMGLPKVSYVAGSIHQNFVHTTARNRNGYKGIEGGLFNVEDAATGYLGLENGASLSFDFSWASNIEEDRFYVELMGSKGGASLINGQLKLFGESSDICLDITPKLKLNPTLQLKNEFRHFVDSIRHGGSTLVAPAEDGLYFAEIVDAFYQSAAAGAPVILKQEQPVAVVR, encoded by the coding sequence TTGACAGATAAATTAAAATACGCGCTGATCGGCGCAGGCGGAAATGCCGAGAAGAAGCATATCCACGGCTATCTGGCTCTTGAGGATGTTGAGGTTGTTGCCATCTGCGATATTGATGCAGGCAAGGCAGCCAAGATGGCGGAGAAGTACAATGTGCCGGGTGTATACAGTGACTATAAGGAGATGTTCCTCAAAGAACGTCCCGATATCGTCAGCATTGTTACGCCTAACTACCTTCATGCAGAAATTACCGAATTCGCCTTGGCACATGGCGCCCATGTCCACTGTGAGAAGCCGCTCAGCATCAGCAGTGAGGAAGCCCACCGCATTATTGCTGCCCGCGACCGTTCCGGCAAGCAAGTCATGATCGGCCTTAACAACCGTTTCCTTAATGAAGCTGTCTTCCTGAAAAAGTGGATTGATGACGGTAATCTCGGCAACATCTACAATGCCAAAGCAGGCTGGATCCGGCGCAGCGGCATCCCGGGCAGAGGGACCTGGTTCACCGATAAGGATCGTTCCGGCGGCGGGGTTATGATTGACCTGGGCGCCCACTATCTGGACCTTGCTCTGTATTTTATGGGCTTGCCCAAGGTTTCCTATGTGGCCGGCAGCATCCACCAGAACTTTGTCCATACAACCGCCCGGAACCGCAACGGCTACAAAGGAATTGAAGGCGGCCTGTTTAATGTGGAGGATGCCGCAACCGGTTACCTAGGACTGGAAAACGGGGCCAGCCTGTCATTTGATTTCAGCTGGGCCTCCAACATTGAAGAGGACCGTTTCTACGTGGAGCTGATGGGCTCAAAGGGCGGAGCCAGCCTTATTAACGGGCAGCTGAAGCTGTTCGGCGAAAGCTCGGATATCTGTCTGGATATTACCCCGAAGCTGAAGCTGAACCCGACGCTGCAACTGAAGAACGAGTTCCGGCATTTTGTTGACAGTATCCGGCATGGAGGCAGTACGCTGGTTGCCCCGGCGGAAGACGGCCTGTATTTTGCTGAAATCGTAGATGCTTTCTATCAAAGCGCTGCAGCAGGCGCACCTGTGATTTTGAAGCAGGAGCAGCCGGTAGCAGTTGTCAGATAA
- a CDS encoding Gfo/Idh/MocA family protein, which produces MSKKLRFGFIGCGGIANQKHFPALAALSEEAELVAFCDIVEERAAKAAKQYGIENASVYTDYKELLKDETLDVVHVLTPNVSHSYITVDALEAGKHVLCEKPMAISTEEAQKMLDAAKRTGKKLTIGYQNRCRVDSLALHEACENDELGEIYFAKAHAVRRKAVPTWGVFPDKSKQGGGPLIDIGTHALDLTLWNMNNYKPKMVVGSTYQKLSNNPMGNMFGPWDPETFEVEDSAFGFIKMENGATIYLEAAWALNVLDGKEAQVTLCGTKAGAEMRGKAFLDEGYVVFNSAQHGQLVETGPSDGGGVAYFSGESRRANDVEARMWLDALLNDKEPLVKPEQALVVTQILEAIYKSAETGEPVFF; this is translated from the coding sequence ATGAGCAAAAAATTGAGATTCGGATTCATCGGCTGCGGCGGGATCGCCAATCAGAAGCACTTCCCGGCACTTGCCGCTCTTAGTGAAGAAGCAGAACTTGTAGCATTCTGTGATATCGTCGAGGAGCGTGCGGCTAAGGCTGCCAAGCAATACGGGATTGAAAATGCAAGCGTATACACAGATTACAAGGAACTGCTGAAGGACGAAACGCTGGATGTAGTACATGTCCTGACTCCAAATGTGTCCCACTCCTACATTACGGTTGATGCGCTGGAAGCCGGCAAGCATGTACTGTGTGAAAAGCCGATGGCCATTAGCACCGAGGAAGCACAGAAAATGCTGGATGCCGCCAAGCGTACCGGCAAAAAGCTGACGATCGGCTACCAGAACCGTTGCCGCGTGGATTCACTGGCTCTTCATGAAGCCTGCGAAAATGATGAGCTTGGTGAAATTTATTTTGCCAAAGCACATGCTGTACGCCGTAAAGCCGTTCCGACCTGGGGTGTGTTCCCGGACAAATCGAAGCAGGGCGGCGGCCCGCTGATTGATATCGGTACCCATGCACTGGATCTGACCCTGTGGAACATGAACAACTACAAACCAAAAATGGTTGTCGGCTCGACTTACCAGAAGCTGAGCAACAACCCGATGGGCAACATGTTCGGACCTTGGGATCCTGAAACCTTTGAAGTGGAAGACTCCGCATTCGGCTTCATCAAGATGGAGAACGGTGCAACGATTTATCTGGAAGCCGCATGGGCGCTCAACGTGCTGGACGGCAAGGAAGCCCAGGTTACGCTGTGCGGAACCAAGGCCGGTGCGGAAATGCGCGGCAAAGCATTCCTGGATGAAGGATATGTGGTGTTCAACTCTGCACAGCACGGTCAGCTGGTTGAAACCGGCCCGTCTGACGGCGGCGGTGTAGCTTACTTCAGCGGAGAGAGCCGCAGAGCGAACGATGTGGAAGCACGGATGTGGCTGGATGCGTTGCTTAACGACAAAGAGCCGCTGGTTAAACCGGAGCAGGCCCTGGTTGTAACACAAATTCTTGAAGCGATCTACAAATCGGCAGAAACAGGCGAGCCGGTATTCTTCTAA
- a CDS encoding sugar phosphate isomerase/epimerase family protein → MKLGVFSVLLQQLPLEEALDIIASKGLDAVELGTGGYPGNHHCKPDELLADAGKLKAFKQQFESRGLSISALSCHGNPLHPQKAVARQYHDEFMKTLDLAERLEVPVVVGFSGCPGDSDDAKVPNWPVAPWPNEYGELLAWQWEQKVIPYWKETGRYAQDKGLKIALEMHGGFSVHTPATLLKLRDAAGEAIGANLDPSHMWWQGIDPLQAIQILGRAGALHYFHAKDTVIDPVNVNRYGVTDMQPYTALLDRAWNFRSVGYGHDSKTWADLISTLRLVGYDYVISIEHEDGLMSVGEGFSKAVDTLKPLLIREPAAEMWWV, encoded by the coding sequence ATGAAACTTGGAGTATTCTCTGTATTGCTGCAGCAGCTGCCTCTGGAGGAAGCGCTGGATATCATCGCCTCCAAAGGACTGGATGCTGTGGAATTGGGAACCGGCGGCTATCCCGGCAATCATCACTGCAAGCCCGATGAGCTGCTGGCTGATGCCGGCAAGCTGAAGGCCTTCAAGCAGCAGTTTGAATCCAGAGGGCTAAGCATCAGCGCACTGAGCTGCCACGGCAATCCGCTGCATCCGCAGAAGGCCGTTGCCCGTCAGTACCATGATGAATTCATGAAGACACTCGACCTTGCCGAGCGTCTGGAGGTTCCGGTTGTTGTCGGTTTCTCAGGCTGTCCTGGTGACTCTGATGATGCGAAGGTTCCCAACTGGCCGGTTGCACCGTGGCCGAACGAATACGGCGAGCTGCTGGCCTGGCAATGGGAGCAGAAGGTTATTCCCTACTGGAAGGAAACCGGACGTTACGCACAGGACAAAGGGCTGAAGATTGCGCTGGAAATGCATGGCGGCTTCTCCGTCCATACACCGGCTACACTGCTGAAGCTGCGCGACGCAGCGGGCGAAGCCATCGGGGCCAACCTTGATCCAAGCCACATGTGGTGGCAGGGCATTGATCCGCTGCAGGCGATCCAGATTCTCGGCCGGGCCGGCGCACTGCATTACTTCCATGCCAAGGATACGGTTATTGATCCGGTCAACGTCAACCGTTACGGGGTTACGGATATGCAGCCGTACACGGCACTGCTGGACCGGGCCTGGAATTTCCGCTCTGTCGGCTATGGCCATGACAGCAAAACCTGGGCTGATCTGATCAGCACATTGCGGCTGGTCGGCTATGATTATGTCATCAGCATTGAACATGAGGATGGACTGATGTCGGTAGGAGAGGGCTTCTCCAAAGCGGTGGATACCCTGAAGCCGCTGCTCATCCGTGAGCCGGCAGCAGAGATGTGGTGGGTCTGA